agctttcttcttcttgtttttctttgttgttgttgtttgattAACAACGTCAAAGCTTTATTAGAATTTGGGCTTTCTACCATTTTAGAGAGGAGAAGGTGCGAATCATGTTAAGGTCCAGCTATTGTCATGATAGAAAATATCTAAAGCATCTAaatgtttgtcttcttttttatgcaagatatatatacaaattctcaaaattctTTCTGTTCGCTTTTGGATCACGGTAGCACTTTGCAGCTAAACTAGAATTAGATGCTAAACTAGTGGTCGTGCATGCTTATTTAGCAATCAAAACCTGGTTAGTAATGCATGACAAGGCAAAGTGGTAAACGATTCGTTTCTCCACAGTTCTCTCAACAGAACAGACCAAACTTTGACGTTTCTATATTAGCTCAGCAAGTGAGACCACACTGGTACTGTTTGTGTCCAAGCACAACATGGCACACCCTGTGGCTATAAAAGCCCAACACCCGTAAATTGTTCATTCTGTATTGCAATACAATAATTCTCTCCCAtattttctctctgttttcttcAAATAAAGACCACAAAAATCATGGAATACAACGAAATTGCCCACTTCAGCCATCCACAACACACACTCAAATTTGAGCACACAGAATTTCCATTCAAGTGTGATGGGTGCAAGGAGATAGGCATAGGCTCACGCTACAGATGTGCCATATGTGACTTCGACATCCACACACACTGTGCACTCCCTTCCCCTGCTATCTCTCATCCTTTCTACACAAAATGTTCCTTCCAGTTCCTTCCACGCCCGCCCGGCAACACTCCACGCCTTTGCAACGCGTGCGAAAAGGATGTCACGGGGTTCGTGTACCATTGCAACTCGTGCGGGTTTGATCTCCATCCATGTTGTGCTAAGCTCCCTATGATGATTAATGACAGGGAAGTCAAGCTCTATTTGTATAGGAAAGTGGATGCACCTTGTCACAAGTGtggaagaaaaggaagaagctGGAGTTATAGGTCTACATGCAAGAAATACAATTTGCATGTGGCATGTGTGAGAGAGATGGTCATGGAAAGTTGGCATGATATATATGTTGGAAGAGGAAAAGGTAGGAGATTGGAAACAAGAATTCCTAGCCTTAAAAATACACTTCAAACCCACCACCATAAGAGGAAGGGTAAGGTGGAAAAGTGTTGTGAGATAGCTGGATTGGTTGTGCAATTTGTTATATCAGCGGTGCTCGGAGATCCAACTCCTTTGATTGCTGGAGTTATAGGGTCTTTGATGTCACGAGCATGATGATTGATTAGTGGCATGTGGATGTTTCATGTACGTACAGAGGTAAATAAGCTgcaatatatataatgaattgaTATTCAATGTTCTcaaaacaccatttttttttttcacttgtaaTTCTCTGTTTAGATTGGTGATTTTCAGGCTTAAGCTGTGTAATATGGAAAGTGGTCATCAAATTAGAGCAAAATCCAACTGAGAAGAACCACAGACTTTGTGGCACAACCCAATTCTATCTGAAGAAAAATTAGGTTTCAATCTCCTCTttctcacccttttttttttattttttttttataaaatttattttactttatttttatttagtttagaAATCCTAAAAAACCTAAACctcaacccaaacccaatcctGGGACTCGAACAAACAAACACGGGTCCATAGATTCCCCCAAGCTCTCATGGCAAAAGATTGTCAATTTTGATGCGAGTCAGAATGTTATTTTCCTtcattaaaacatttttttcacatttaataTTGATTATAATGAAAACATAAAGTAAATTTCCTTGAAGGAGAGGTTGGCTTTAAGGGTAAGAAATTCCATTCCAACTTACACTTTGGCTCAATAATCGTAcgaatatttctttttctttttattaggacaaataaaaatagaacAAGGCGTAAACAACATGGGTTGGCACTTGGCAGAATTTAATTCTGTGCGTAGGTGTGCAAATTTGCAATGAAATTCTGATCTTGTTGAAGTTCAAGCAACGCTAACTGTCAATTGGCAATTTGGCATACGTAAATTGCAATTTGTAGGTAGAATTAGATGCTAAAGTAGTGGTCGTGCATGTTTAGGAATCAACactttgttaataattttttatctctATCATTGTTGTCTTGCTGATGATTTCGATATATACCTCATGACgcagctatatatatatatgccattGTGGGCCAACTCATTATTTCTATGATGATGCAAATAAGGTGGCTGGTAATCTTGCAAGTATTTGGAAGACAACATGAACTGGAGTTCGTAATTCATGAAAACCTCCCAGTTGCTACTTTAGTTTCCAATTTTAGAGCTGGATTACATGGGCAAGCATGAACCtcttttaattgaaaaatgaaaaatgttataacTACGAACTATTTTACAAATGGTAGATATGATAAGTAATTAtttgtaaatgaaaaagtaatgtTAGTTATAAACTGTAAatcagtaataattttttttgatacaagatagaattctactctagcctaa
This portion of the Castanea sativa cultivar Marrone di Chiusa Pesio chromosome 7, ASM4071231v1 genome encodes:
- the LOC142605334 gene encoding uncharacterized protein LOC142605334, which encodes MEYNEIAHFSHPQHTLKFEHTEFPFKCDGCKEIGIGSRYRCAICDFDIHTHCALPSPAISHPFYTKCSFQFLPRPPGNTPRLCNACEKDVTGFVYHCNSCGFDLHPCCAKLPMMINDREVKLYLYRKVDAPCHKCGRKGRSWSYRSTCKKYNLHVACVREMVMESWHDIYVGRGKGRRLETRIPSLKNTLQTHHHKRKGKVEKCCEIAGLVVQFVISAVLGDPTPLIAGVIGSLMSRA